In Spinacia oleracea cultivar Varoflay chromosome 5, BTI_SOV_V1, whole genome shotgun sequence, a single window of DNA contains:
- the LOC110804900 gene encoding heat stress transcription factor A-4c, which yields MMMDEIQGGSNALPPFLTKTYEMVDDPTSDSIVSWSSSNKSFIVWNPPEFSRVLLPRFFKHNNFSSFIRQLNTYGFRKVDPEQWEFANDDFIRGQSHLLKNIHRRKPVHSHSLTNLHGQVNSNPLTDSERKKYKEDIERLKHEREFLLAESKRQREEEQGFESQVQLVRERLHEMEQRQHTFVSFFARILKKPELAFAVPQVENHDRKRRVSSRHDYMHDETSNEDSLGTLRISRRGSPDDVSGLDLDTELLERMESSLNFWENVVEDLEDVYVQKNSSIELAESTTCVESPAISYTQLNVDAPSNSSAIDMNSEPPATVSVVACLPKEQEAGTAPAAPQGVNDVFWEQFLTENPGSSDVQEVQSERKDPGLKEKDSRLIDHGRYWLGFRNANNLPEHIGQLTSAGRS from the exons ATGATGATGGATGAAATTCAAGGTGGTTCAAATGCTTTGCCTCCTTTCCTTACAAAGACTTATGAGATGGTGGATGATCCCACCTCTGACTCCATTGTTTCGTGGAGTTCGAGTAATAAGAGCTTTATTGTGTGGAACCCCCCTGAATTCTCCAGGGTTTTGTTGCCCAGGTTCTTCAAACACAACAATTTCTCAAGCTTCATTAGACAATTGAACACTTAT GGTTTCAGGAAGGTGGATCCTGAGCAATGGGAGTTTGCCAATGATGATTTTATAAGAGGGCAATCTCACCTTCTGAAAAATATACACAGGCGCAAGCCCGTTCATAGTCACTCATTGACTAATCTCCATGGGCAGGTGAATTCGAATCCATTAACTGATTCCGAAAGGAAGAAATACAAAGAAGATATTGAGCGATTGAAACATGAGAGGGAATTTCTTCTGGCGGAGTCAAAAAGGCAAAGGGAGGAGGAGCAGGGATTTGAGTCACAGGTGCAGCTTGTGAGGGAGCGCCTGCACGAAATGGAACAGCGGCAGCATacctttgtttctttctttgctCGGATATTGAAGAAACCCGAGCTTGCTTTTGCTGTTCCTCAAGTAGAAAACCATGATAGAAAGAGAAGGGTTTCGTCCAGGCATGACTACATGCATGATGAAACTAGCAATGAAGATAGTTTAGGTACACTGAGAATATCAAGGAGAGGAAGTCCTGATGATGTTTCTGGTTTAGACTTGGACACCGAGCTCTTAGAGAGGATGGAGTCATCTTTAAATTTTTGGGAAAATGTAGTTGAAGATCTTGAGGATGTATATGTGCAGAAAAACTCATCTATTGAGCTTGCTGAGTCCACTACTTGTGTGGAGAGCCCAGCAATATCTTATACACAGCTCAATGTTGATGCTCCATCTAATTCATCAGCGATTGACATGAATTCCGAACCTCCTGCCACAGTCTCTGTAGTTGCATGTTTACCAAAGGAGCAGGAAGCTGGAACTGCTCCTGCAGCGCCTCAAGGTGTGAATGATGTATTCTGGGAACAGTTTTTGACTGAAAATCCGGGTTCATCTGATGTACAAGAAGTTCAGTCTGAAAGAAAAGATCCTGGACTGAAAGAGAAAGACAGCAGATTGATAGATCATGGGAGATATTGGCTGGGTTTCAGGAATGCTAATAATCTTCCGGAACACATAGGGCAACTTACTTCAGCAGGCAGGAGCTGA